The nucleotide sequence GTGCATATGAAATAGAAAGATCGGTTCCCTTTTACGTTGGACCCAGGGAAGTGACAAGTAAACATTTTATTAATTTATTTGTACAAGGTTCCACCAATCGTTTGCTAGGTGAAAATCCGAACTTAATCCAACTCGATTTTGGCACAAATCAAAGTCAAATCACGGCTTTGGATTTTTTTGGCGATGAAAGTTTCTATATTCTTTCCGTACCAGGGCATACTGTCGGTAGTTTGGCTTTTTTTATTCCTTCAAAAGAGGGTGCCCATTTGATCCTCGGGGATACTTGTCACACTAGGTGGGGTTGGAACGAAGGAGTGACACCTGGGTCTTTTACTTCTGATCACAAACTCAATCGTAAAAGTTTGGATTTTTTAAAAGGGTTGGAAAAAACTCATAAACTTAAGTATGTCTATCCGGGCCATCAAGAACGAATCTCTGTTTTAGGAAAATAATAAACCACCAGATTTTTGTTCTTTTATTGGAGTGTATCTCTCGAGAACCCTTGGCGCATTGTATTTTCTGTAAATGTTTTTCCTTCTACGAAAAGATGTAAGTAATCAGGTCCTCCCGCTTTTGCGCCAGTACCTGATAGTTTACCTCCGCCAAACGGTTGTCTATGGACTATAGCTCCAGTAATTCCGCGGTTGATATATAAATTCCCAACATCTATTTTTAACTTTGCCTCCAATATATGTTTTGGATTTCTAGAGATAACACCGCAAGTAAGCGCATAATCAGAATTATTTGCGAGTTGAATTCCTTCTGCGAAAGTAGAAATTTTTTGCATCGCAAGTATCGGTCCAAAAAATTCAGAATTCCACATTTCTGAATCTTCAGGAGGTTCATACAGACTTGGTGCTACGTAAAATCCTTCCTTAGGATACAAAGAAGTAATTCCTGTTAAAAACTTTTCATTTTCTTTTTGTAAACGGAGAAGCCTTAAATAACTTTCTTCATGAATGACTGGGCCAATTCGATTTGCGAAATCGAGAGGTGAACCAATGAGTAAACCATCCAAACTTGCGATTAATCTTTCTTTCAGTTTATTGTAACAATCATTATGTACATAAAGTCTTGAGAGGGCACTGCATTTTTGACCCTGGAATCCAAATGCAGAAGGAATGATGGATTGGATTGCCACGTCTAAATCAGCATCTGCATCCACAATCATTGCATTTTTTCCACCTAATTCGCAGATCACTTTTTTGATCATACGTTGTTTGGGGGAAACTAGGGAAGCTGCTTTTAAAATGGAAAGCCCTACATCTCTTGAACCTGTGAAATTGACTACCGCTACTTCTGGATGGGTTACCATGGCTTCTCCAATTTCGGATCCAAGGCCTGGTAAAAAATGAAGAACTTCTTTTGGTATTCCTGCTTCCCAAAAACATTTGGTAATCTCAAAAGCCGTTGCCGATGTTTCTTCTGCTGGTTTTGCTAGTACAATATTTCCGACTACAAGAGGTGCGGCACACATTCCAGTAAAAATAGCCATAGGAAAATTCCAAGGGGAAATGGAACTCACAATCCCTTTTGGTTGGTAATAATACAAATTGTCTTCACCGAGTAAATTTATGTTTTTGGGTGACAATTGATCATTGGCAATTGTTGCATAGTAACGACAAAAGTCTACGGCCTCCGCAAATTCTATTTCTGCTTCCGTTATCTGTTTTCCTGTTTCCCAAATGCAGACAGAAATAATGAAATCTTTTTTACTGACTAATCTTTCGGCAACTTTCATGAGTAAGGTGGACCGTTCTTGTTGCGGACGTTCTTTCCACGGTCCCCAATTCATTTTGGAAATTTGAATTGTTTCCTCTAAATCATGGACATTGGAATAAGAAACTCGAGAGACCACAAGTTCTGGAGACCAAGGGTTTTTCTGGACAAAACGATTTGCCGAAAATTTTTCTGTCCTTCCAATAGAGATAGGAATTTCAAAAGGTAATGATTTTTCGATTGAGTTTAATGCAGAACGAATCGCATTCCTTTCTTTCTCAATGGAAAAATCTCTGATCGTTTCATTTTTAAATTCCATTCAAACTTTCCTCTTTAGGGTTACTCATTAAAGAGTCTAAATTTTTCCCCAAACTCATTTGGTACAAAAAACCTTGGTTGGATGTATTTTCTAATAATCTACGAATCAAATAGGCCATTCCTGGAAGTAAAGCCCCGATAGGTGAATATTCTCGTAAACCAATTCCCATGGAGTCTAAGCTGGCCTTGTATTTCCCAGCCATTCCATACAACATTTGAATTTCAAAATCAGAAATAGATTTTTTTGTTGTATGATATAGGATAAATGAAAGTGAACGAAGGTTATGTGTTCCAAATGCAGATCTAAGATAAGGATATGATTCTAATAGAAATAAGACATTCTCTTCGAATTTGATATCGGTCTCTCTTTTTGTATCAAACACGGGAGATGTCCACCCACGTTCCTCTGCTTTGATCCGTTCGTATTCCAAATAAGCTCCCTTTACAAGTCGAATGGTGATGGGGGTTCCTCTACGTTTTGTATATTCTTTCCACAAAACTAATTCGTCTTTAGATGTTTTTAGATAAGATTGTACAACGATGCCAAAATGCTGATAAAATTGAAATTCCGGTTCTAAAAATAGATCCTTTGCAGTTTGAGTGATGATCGATTTAAGATCATATTGTTCCATGTCTAAATTGATTCCAATTCCTTTGTTCATTGCGGAACGAAGGATGGGTCGAAGTGCTTCTTTCAAATACTGAATGCTTTTTTCTTCGGCTTCTGGATAAAGCCTTGTTTCAATTCCCGAACATTTGATGGAAATATTAGTTCTTAGTTTGGAATTTATCTCTGGATGGACTTCTGGTAGAATTTTTATTAGTTCCGAATATTGTTTGAGATATTCTTTTGCTTCCTTTGGAGAGAGGGCAAGTTCACCTAAAATATCGTAGGTGCGAGGTCGTGTTGTCACGTTTGTTGTTTTTAAATTTCGAGGTGAATCGGTCAGAATAAATAATTTAGCAAAGATTTTTACAATTTTTAATATCAAAAAGGAAACTATCAAATCTAAGAAAAGGATATGGATTAGAAAGTGAATGGATGATTTTAAGAATACAGGAATTTCTGTATCTTCATCAAATAAGTAAATTTTAAAATAACGATAGATTTTTTTGGGTTCGAGAGAAGGAAGAACATCGATAAATTTAAAAATTTGTAATTTTAGTTTTGGGTAACGAAAACCAAAAAAAATTATTTTGGAAGATATAAAAAATATAAATTTTTGATATAAAGAGCCACCGCTGGCATCAATTGTTTTGGCAATGGAAAGAATTTCTTTATCATCATCTTGCATTTGTTTTGTAAACATAATGTAACAACCAAATTCGATCCTAAAACTTTTAATTCTGTAAAAAATGAGATTATAAAATCTGAAAGGAGTTGTAAACAATAAGTTAGATGTTTTTATTTCCAAATGGGAAAATTAACAGATTTGTATATCGAAAAAGAATCTAAGTTTGGTGCTTTTAATTACTCTCCTCTACCGGTAGTCATCACCAAAGGGGAAGGAATTTATCTTTGGGATATCGAAGGAAAAAAATATTTTGATTTTCTTTCAGCATACAGCGCTGTGAACCAAGGCCACTGTCATCCAAAGATCGTTGAAGTTTTTCAAAAACAATCAGCATTACTTACCCTAACATCCCGAGCATTTCATAACGATAAACTTCCGTTATTTACAGAATTTATGACTCAAACTTTCGGATATGATCGAGTGTTACCCATGAATACAGGAGTGGAAGCTGGCGAAACTGCTGTTAAATTAGCGAGAAAGTGGGGTTATCAAAAGAAAAAAATACCTGAAAACCAGGCAAAAATTATTTTCTGTGAAGGAAATTTTTGGGGTAGGACGATTGCTGCTATATCCGCATCCACGGATGCAAAAAGTAAAAATGATTTCGGGCCTTTCCTTTCTGGTTATGAAATCATACCTTACAATGATTTGGATTCTTTGGAAAAAGCAGTTTCCGACAAAAATGTTGCGGCCTTTATGGTGGAAGCCATTCAGGGAGAAGCTGGTGTCATTGTTCCTGATGAGAATTATATAAATGAAGCAAAAAAAATATGTAAAATTCATAATGTTCTGCTGATCGTTGATGAAATACAAACAGGATTGGGTAGAACGGGAGAACTTGTTTGTTCCGATTACTCTCAGATTAAACCTGATTTGTTGCTTCTTGGTAAGGCACTTTCTGGTGGAATGATGCCCGTATCTTGTGTGTTAGGTTCTGATGAAGTTCTATTACTTTTAAAACCAGGGGAACATGGATCTACATTTGGTGGAAATCCACTAGCTTGCGAAGTGGCGATGACCGCAGTGAAAACGGTCTTAGAAGAAAAAATGTCCGAAAATTCGAAAGAAATGGGAATTTTGTTTCGAGAAACAATTGAAGCCTGGAAACATCCTTTGGTTCATTCTGTTCGTGGTAAAGGTCTCTTAAATGCAGTTCAATTTACCGACAGAGTGGATGCCAAAACCTTATGTTTGGAACTGATGAAGTTAGGAATTTTAGTTAAAGAAACTCACAAAAATACAGTTCGTTTTGCACCTCCTCTTGTGATTCGGAAACAAGAGATGCAAAAAGCATTAGAAATCATTAAAGCTGCGATTGATTTGTTTTGATCAGTAACAATTATCTATCATATGCTTTTAAGAAAAAAAATGAAAATGAACTAATCAGTTTTGGCACCTCGAGTAATGTCTTAAAACTAAAACCTGTGTCTCCATGGGAGATCAGTGATGTAATACAGAGTTTACATTCAACACCCAGAGCTACGAGTTTTTGATGTAGTAATAAGGACTCGTTTGCTGGCACCACATCATCCGTAGTTCCATGAATTAACAAAATGGGTAAATTGAGTGAATGGATATAATTAGTAACAGATAGTGCTGTCAATAGGTTGCGATTTTTGCCACCTTTCTTTAAGATGATTTCCCAATGTTTCAT is from Leptospira perdikensis and encodes:
- a CDS encoding aldehyde dehydrogenase family protein translates to MEFKNETIRDFSIEKERNAIRSALNSIEKSLPFEIPISIGRTEKFSANRFVQKNPWSPELVVSRVSYSNVHDLEETIQISKMNWGPWKERPQQERSTLLMKVAERLVSKKDFIISVCIWETGKQITEAEIEFAEAVDFCRYYATIANDQLSPKNINLLGEDNLYYYQPKGIVSSISPWNFPMAIFTGMCAAPLVVGNIVLAKPAEETSATAFEITKCFWEAGIPKEVLHFLPGLGSEIGEAMVTHPEVAVVNFTGSRDVGLSILKAASLVSPKQRMIKKVICELGGKNAMIVDADADLDVAIQSIIPSAFGFQGQKCSALSRLYVHNDCYNKLKERLIASLDGLLIGSPLDFANRIGPVIHEESYLRLLRLQKENEKFLTGITSLYPKEGFYVAPSLYEPPEDSEMWNSEFFGPILAMQKISTFAEGIQLANNSDYALTCGVISRNPKHILEAKLKIDVGNLYINRGITGAIVHRQPFGGGKLSGTGAKAGGPDYLHLFVEGKTFTENTMRQGFSRDTLQ
- a CDS encoding proline dehydrogenase family protein, which encodes MFTKQMQDDDKEILSIAKTIDASGGSLYQKFIFFISSKIIFFGFRYPKLKLQIFKFIDVLPSLEPKKIYRYFKIYLFDEDTEIPVFLKSSIHFLIHILFLDLIVSFLILKIVKIFAKLFILTDSPRNLKTTNVTTRPRTYDILGELALSPKEAKEYLKQYSELIKILPEVHPEINSKLRTNISIKCSGIETRLYPEAEEKSIQYLKEALRPILRSAMNKGIGINLDMEQYDLKSIITQTAKDLFLEPEFQFYQHFGIVVQSYLKTSKDELVLWKEYTKRRGTPITIRLVKGAYLEYERIKAEERGWTSPVFDTKRETDIKFEENVLFLLESYPYLRSAFGTHNLRSLSFILYHTTKKSISDFEIQMLYGMAGKYKASLDSMGIGLREYSPIGALLPGMAYLIRRLLENTSNQGFLYQMSLGKNLDSLMSNPKEESLNGI
- the rocD gene encoding ornithine--oxo-acid transaminase, encoding MGKLTDLYIEKESKFGAFNYSPLPVVITKGEGIYLWDIEGKKYFDFLSAYSAVNQGHCHPKIVEVFQKQSALLTLTSRAFHNDKLPLFTEFMTQTFGYDRVLPMNTGVEAGETAVKLARKWGYQKKKIPENQAKIIFCEGNFWGRTIAAISASTDAKSKNDFGPFLSGYEIIPYNDLDSLEKAVSDKNVAAFMVEAIQGEAGVIVPDENYINEAKKICKIHNVLLIVDEIQTGLGRTGELVCSDYSQIKPDLLLLGKALSGGMMPVSCVLGSDEVLLLLKPGEHGSTFGGNPLACEVAMTAVKTVLEEKMSENSKEMGILFRETIEAWKHPLVHSVRGKGLLNAVQFTDRVDAKTLCLELMKLGILVKETHKNTVRFAPPLVIRKQEMQKALEIIKAAIDLF